The following proteins are encoded in a genomic region of Dokdonia donghaensis DSW-1:
- the ileS gene encoding isoleucine--tRNA ligase: MSAKFTEYKGLDLPNIASEVLAYWKENDVFEKSVTSREGAKPYVFFEGPPSANGLPGVHHVLARAIKDIFPRYKTMKGFQVKRKAGWDTHGLPVELGVEKELGITKEDIGTKITVEEYNEACKKAVMRYTDIWNDLTEKMGYWVDMEDPYITYKAKYMETVWWLLKQIYNKDLLYKGYTIQPYSPKAGTGLSSHELNQPGCYRDVTDTTVVAQFKITDQGENPLAKELADGQTYFLAWTTTPWTLPSNTALTVGKKIDYVLVETFNQYTFEPVKVILAKNLISKQFDKKFVSASAKEELDAYNAGDKKIPYFVAREFKGADLLELRYEQLFDFVQPNDNPQDAFRVIAGDFVTTEDGTGIVHTAPTFGADDALVAKLASPEIPPLLIKNEDGNLVPLVDLQGKFRPELKEFGNKYIKNEYYADGEAPERSMDVELAIRLKEENKAFKVEKYVHSYPHCWRTDKPVLYYPLDSWFIKVTDFKDRMHELNLGVNWKPKSTGEGRFGNWLANANDWNLSRSRFWGIPLPIWRTEDGKEEILIGSIAELKAEIQKALDKGVMDTDPFEGFKVGDMSEENYELVDLHKNIVDKITLVSDSGQPMTREADLIDVWFDSGSMPYAQWHYPFENKELVEDTWRKADFIAEGVDQTRGWFYTLHAIATMIFDDVAYKNVVSNGLVLDKNGQKMSKRLGNATDPFETLEKYGPDATRWYMISNANPWDNLKFDLEGIEEVKRKFFGTLYNTYNFFALYANLDNFAFAEAEIALSQRPEIDRWILSELHSLIAEVDKFYAEYEPTKATRAIDTFVQENLSNWFVRLSRRRFWKGEYATDKISAYQTLYTCLETVAKLSAPVAPFFMEKLYKDLNAATGKEDFESIHLAEFPVSDAAYIDTALEHKMQKAQIVSSLTLSLRAKEKIKVRQPLQRIMIPVLNENDKNEILAVADLIKSEVNVKDIELISDDSGILVKQIKPNFKVLGPRFGKDMKLVASKINSLQAEDIAKIEQDGELTVEINGENTILQAGDVEITSQDIEGWLVASNSGVTVALDVTISDELKKEGVARELVNRIQNLRKDSGFEVTDRIHIQLQDEPAIAQTVAANADYIKAETLADTLEIVPTLSEGLEIAFDDIKTFLTISKH, encoded by the coding sequence ATGAGCGCTAAGTTCACTGAATATAAAGGATTAGACCTACCTAACATCGCTAGCGAGGTACTTGCCTACTGGAAAGAAAATGACGTTTTTGAGAAGTCTGTTACTTCTCGAGAAGGAGCAAAACCGTATGTGTTTTTTGAAGGACCACCTTCGGCAAACGGACTACCGGGTGTACACCACGTACTAGCGCGTGCGATTAAAGATATTTTTCCTCGTTATAAAACGATGAAAGGCTTTCAGGTTAAGCGTAAAGCGGGATGGGATACACACGGACTTCCTGTAGAACTTGGTGTTGAAAAAGAACTTGGTATTACCAAAGAAGATATCGGTACAAAAATCACTGTAGAAGAGTATAACGAAGCTTGTAAAAAAGCCGTGATGCGCTACACAGATATCTGGAACGACCTTACCGAAAAAATGGGCTACTGGGTAGATATGGAAGATCCATACATCACCTACAAGGCTAAGTATATGGAAACCGTATGGTGGCTACTTAAGCAAATCTATAACAAAGATTTACTGTACAAAGGGTACACCATCCAGCCATATTCTCCTAAGGCGGGAACGGGATTAAGCTCTCACGAACTTAACCAGCCTGGCTGTTACCGCGATGTGACAGATACTACGGTGGTTGCACAATTTAAAATCACAGACCAAGGGGAAAACCCACTTGCAAAAGAACTTGCAGACGGGCAAACCTACTTCTTAGCCTGGACGACGACTCCTTGGACACTGCCTTCAAACACGGCACTTACCGTAGGGAAAAAGATAGATTATGTACTCGTTGAGACCTTTAACCAGTACACATTTGAGCCAGTAAAAGTTATCCTTGCAAAGAACTTAATCTCTAAGCAGTTTGATAAGAAATTTGTTTCCGCTTCCGCGAAAGAAGAACTAGACGCATACAATGCTGGAGATAAGAAAATACCATACTTTGTAGCTAGAGAATTTAAAGGAGCAGACCTTCTTGAACTTCGCTACGAGCAACTATTTGACTTTGTACAGCCTAATGATAATCCTCAAGATGCTTTCCGTGTAATAGCGGGAGACTTTGTAACGACAGAGGATGGAACGGGTATCGTACACACAGCACCTACTTTTGGTGCAGATGATGCTTTGGTTGCAAAACTAGCTTCACCAGAAATTCCGCCACTTCTTATTAAAAATGAAGATGGTAATCTTGTGCCGCTTGTAGATCTTCAGGGTAAATTTCGCCCTGAGCTCAAAGAGTTTGGAAACAAGTATATCAAGAATGAATATTATGCAGATGGTGAGGCTCCAGAACGTTCTATGGACGTAGAACTTGCGATACGCTTAAAAGAAGAAAACAAAGCCTTTAAGGTAGAGAAGTATGTGCACAGTTACCCACATTGCTGGCGTACAGATAAGCCAGTACTTTACTACCCACTAGATTCTTGGTTTATAAAAGTTACCGATTTTAAAGATCGTATGCACGAACTTAACCTTGGTGTAAACTGGAAACCTAAGTCTACAGGTGAAGGACGTTTTGGAAACTGGCTTGCAAATGCAAACGACTGGAACTTATCACGTAGCCGTTTCTGGGGAATACCGCTTCCTATATGGCGTACCGAAGATGGAAAAGAAGAAATACTTATAGGCTCTATAGCCGAACTCAAAGCCGAAATCCAAAAGGCACTTGACAAAGGTGTGATGGACACAGATCCTTTTGAAGGGTTTAAAGTGGGCGATATGAGCGAGGAAAATTACGAGCTAGTAGATCTCCATAAAAACATTGTAGATAAAATAACGCTAGTCTCAGACAGCGGGCAGCCTATGACACGTGAGGCAGACCTTATAGATGTATGGTTTGACTCTGGATCTATGCCGTATGCACAATGGCACTACCCTTTTGAAAATAAAGAACTCGTAGAAGACACTTGGCGTAAGGCAGATTTTATAGCCGAAGGTGTAGACCAAACTCGTGGATGGTTTTATACACTCCACGCGATTGCTACAATGATTTTTGACGATGTTGCTTATAAAAATGTAGTTTCTAACGGGCTAGTACTTGACAAGAACGGGCAAAAGATGTCTAAGCGTCTTGGTAATGCAACAGATCCTTTTGAGACCTTAGAAAAATACGGGCCAGATGCAACACGCTGGTATATGATTTCTAACGCAAACCCTTGGGATAACCTCAAGTTTGATCTAGAAGGAATAGAAGAGGTAAAACGTAAGTTCTTCGGGACACTTTACAACACGTATAACTTCTTTGCGCTGTATGCAAATCTTGATAATTTCGCTTTCGCGGAAGCGGAAATAGCACTTTCTCAACGTCCAGAAATAGACAGATGGATACTATCAGAACTACACAGTCTTATAGCAGAGGTAGATAAGTTTTATGCCGAATATGAGCCTACCAAAGCAACAAGGGCGATAGACACTTTTGTACAAGAAAACCTGTCTAACTGGTTTGTAAGACTAAGTAGAAGACGTTTCTGGAAGGGTGAATATGCTACCGATAAAATCTCTGCATACCAAACATTATACACCTGTCTTGAGACGGTAGCAAAGCTTAGTGCTCCCGTAGCACCATTCTTTATGGAAAAACTCTATAAAGACCTCAACGCTGCTACTGGAAAAGAAGATTTTGAGAGCATACACCTCGCAGAATTCCCTGTGAGCGATGCCGCTTATATAGACACTGCGCTTGAGCACAAAATGCAAAAGGCACAGATAGTAAGCTCACTAACACTCTCATTAAGAGCAAAAGAGAAGATAAAAGTACGCCAACCTTTACAGCGTATTATGATCCCTGTGCTTAATGAAAATGACAAAAATGAGATCCTAGCCGTAGCAGATTTGATTAAATCTGAGGTAAACGTCAAGGATATTGAGCTCATTTCTGATGATTCTGGGATCTTAGTGAAGCAAATCAAGCCTAATTTTAAGGTGTTAGGACCTCGTTTTGGAAAAGATATGAAGCTGGTTGCCAGCAAGATAAATTCTTTACAAGCTGAGGATATCGCAAAAATTGAGCAAGATGGAGAATTAACCGTTGAAATTAATGGGGAAAATACTATTTTGCAAGCCGGCGACGTTGAGATAACATCGCAAGATATTGAAGGCTGGCTAGTTGCGAGTAATTCTGGAGTGACCGTGGCGTTAGACGTTACTATAAGTGATGAGCTTAAAAAAGAAGGTGTGGCACGAGAATTGGTCAACCGTATTCAGAACCTGCGTAAGGACTCTGGATTTGAAGTGACAGATCGCATACACATACAGTTACAAGATGAGCCGGCAATTGCTCAAACGGTAGCTGCAAATGCAGACTATATTAAAGCAGAAACACTAGCAGATACTCTAGAAATTGTACCTACACTAAGTGAAGGGCTAGAGATTGCTTTTGACGATATAAAAACATTTTTAACCATTTCAAAACACTAG
- a CDS encoding TraR/DksA family transcriptional regulator has product MANDTQERFGDAQLAEFRELIEKKIEKAQHDLELIKSAYLNDGNNGTDDTSPQFKSFDEGSATMSKEANSALAIRQEKFIRDLKNAITRINNKTYGICRVTGKLINPERLKLVPHATLSIEAKNMQS; this is encoded by the coding sequence ATGGCAAACGACACACAAGAAAGATTTGGCGATGCACAGCTCGCTGAGTTTAGAGAATTAATAGAAAAGAAGATCGAAAAAGCACAACACGATCTCGAGCTTATCAAAAGTGCTTACCTCAACGATGGTAACAACGGTACAGATGATACGTCACCGCAGTTTAAATCTTTTGACGAAGGTAGCGCGACGATGAGTAAAGAGGCAAACAGTGCACTTGCTATACGTCAAGAGAAATTTATACGTGATCTTAAAAATGCGATTACTCGTATTAATAACAAGACATACGGTATATGCCGTGTGACTGGGAAGCTTATCAACCCAGAACGTTTAAAGTTAGTTCCTCACGCTACATTAAGTATTGAGGCAAAGAATATGCAGTCATAA
- a CDS encoding lipoprotein signal peptidase: protein MSLKKVALIVFLILLVDQVLKVYIKTNFYLRESIQVFGLDWFQIFFVENQGAAWGVELPGKYGKITLSLFRLIIAPVIGYYLYKSVKNNAPKLLVIALSLVFAGAVGNIIDSLIYGSIFSASTPSQIATFMPEGGGYADPLFGKVVDMLYFPFIQDAVWPEWIPFVGGKTFTFFNAIFNIADMAISTGVGILLVFNKRVFPQEEKVTTAQ, encoded by the coding sequence ATGTCGTTAAAAAAAGTTGCTCTTATTGTGTTCTTGATACTTCTAGTAGATCAAGTACTTAAGGTATATATTAAAACTAATTTTTACCTACGTGAGAGTATACAGGTTTTTGGTCTAGACTGGTTTCAGATTTTCTTTGTAGAAAATCAAGGAGCTGCTTGGGGCGTAGAGCTACCAGGTAAATATGGTAAAATCACGCTCTCACTCTTTAGACTTATTATAGCCCCAGTGATAGGATATTACTTATATAAGTCTGTAAAAAACAATGCACCAAAACTGCTGGTTATCGCACTATCACTGGTCTTTGCTGGTGCTGTAGGTAATATTATAGATTCTCTTATTTACGGATCTATTTTTAGCGCGAGCACGCCTAGCCAGATTGCGACATTTATGCCAGAAGGTGGTGGGTATGCAGATCCTCTCTTTGGAAAAGTGGTAGATATGCTCTACTTCCCTTTTATACAAGATGCTGTATGGCCAGAATGGATTCCCTTTGTAGGAGGTAAAACCTTTACATTTTTTAATGCCATATTTAATATTGCAGATATGGCAATAAGTACGGGTGTAGGTATCCTACTTGTATTTAACAAACGCGTGTTTCCTCAAGAGGAAAAAGTGACTACGGCGCAGTAG